The Prevotella sp. E9-3 genome has a window encoding:
- a CDS encoding DUF4980 domain-containing protein: MKKLFALMVMLMTVAGVKAQMVLSDNHAMLKLEQGKKYLLLPVQEKEENASIAVLDERNEMVMRLNVKLAVDKVDYFVPLELKQARLLDIIFHGDRRTTGAIKDFACWREMKYSNSFDTTNRERFRPVYHHTPLYGWMNDPNGLFYKDGVWHLFYQWNPYGSQWENMTWGHSTSTDLVNWTAQPTALQSDWLGAVFSGSAIVDKNNTAGFGKDAVIAMYTSAGASQTQSIAYSTDGGRTFTKYAGNPVITFNAPDFRDPKVFWYEPRQCWMVILAVGQEVHFYSSKNLKEWKFESAFGRQYGNHEGVWECPDLVQLGEKWVLILNINPGGPFGGSATQYFVGQFDGHKFTCEDEPGETKWMDYGKDHYATVTFHNGPEGRIVALPWMSNWQYGGAVPTLQFRSANGLPRDLGLTTVNGESILTNTPSKELLALRSKKVKTPTDACEIVIDVKGTMELTLMNSKGERVVMNYDSKKQTFSMDRTKSGEVSFSEAFPCVTEAPTFGPMKQLRLFIDHSSIEAFEGEGRMVMTNLVFPSEPYNIIKVKGGKATIYSLALKK, translated from the coding sequence ATGAAAAAACTGTTTGCTTTGATGGTCATGCTGATGACTGTCGCCGGCGTGAAAGCCCAGATGGTACTGAGCGACAATCACGCTATGCTCAAACTGGAACAGGGCAAGAAGTACTTGCTGCTGCCTGTACAGGAGAAGGAAGAGAATGCCTCTATTGCCGTTTTGGACGAAAGAAACGAGATGGTGATGCGGCTGAACGTGAAACTGGCTGTAGATAAAGTGGACTACTTTGTGCCGCTGGAACTGAAACAGGCACGACTGCTGGACATCATCTTCCATGGCGACCGTCGCACCACTGGTGCCATCAAGGATTTTGCCTGCTGGCGTGAAATGAAATACAGCAATTCTTTCGATACCACCAATCGCGAACGTTTCCGCCCCGTTTATCATCATACTCCGCTCTACGGATGGATGAACGACCCCAACGGACTGTTCTATAAAGATGGTGTATGGCACCTGTTCTATCAGTGGAACCCCTACGGATCGCAGTGGGAGAACATGACCTGGGGACACTCTACATCAACGGACTTGGTAAACTGGACTGCCCAGCCCACCGCACTGCAGTCTGACTGGCTGGGAGCTGTATTCTCGGGCAGTGCCATTGTGGATAAGAACAATACGGCAGGCTTTGGCAAGGATGCCGTCATCGCCATGTACACATCGGCTGGTGCATCGCAGACCCAAAGCATTGCCTATTCGACCGATGGCGGACGCACGTTCACCAAATATGCCGGCAACCCTGTAATCACCTTCAATGCGCCCGACTTCCGCGACCCAAAGGTGTTCTGGTACGAGCCTCGCCAGTGCTGGATGGTCATACTGGCCGTTGGACAGGAGGTTCATTTCTACAGTTCAAAGAACTTGAAGGAATGGAAATTTGAAAGCGCATTCGGTAGGCAGTATGGCAATCACGAGGGTGTTTGGGAATGTCCCGACCTGGTGCAACTGGGCGAGAAATGGGTGTTGATACTCAACATCAACCCCGGCGGTCCGTTCGGAGGCTCTGCCACACAGTATTTCGTAGGTCAGTTCGACGGACATAAGTTCACTTGTGAAGACGAGCCCGGCGAGACAAAATGGATGGACTACGGAAAGGACCATTATGCCACTGTCACCTTCCATAACGGTCCGGAAGGACGCATCGTTGCCCTTCCCTGGATGAGCAACTGGCAGTATGGCGGTGCCGTTCCCACCCTGCAGTTCCGCTCGGCCAATGGTCTGCCCCGCGACCTTGGACTCACCACGGTCAACGGAGAAAGCATCCTGACCAACACCCCTTCAAAAGAGCTGCTCGCCCTGCGCAGTAAGAAAGTGAAGACTCCTACAGATGCCTGCGAGATAGTGATAGACGTGAAGGGAACGATGGAACTGACGCTGATGAACAGCAAGGGCGAACGGGTAGTGATGAACTACGACAGCAAGAAGCAAACGTTCAGCATGGACCGTACCAAGAGCGGAGAAGTGAGCTTCAGCGAGGCCTTCCCTTGTGTAACGGAGGCTCCCACCTTCGGACCGATGAAGCAGTTGCGCCTGTTCATTGACCATAGCTCTATTGAAGCCTTTGAAGGCGAGGGCCGCATGGTAATGACCAATCTGGTGTTCCCCAGCGAACCTTATAATATAATTAAGGTGAAAGGCGGAAAGGCCACGATCTATAGTTTGGCGTTGAAGAAATGA
- a CDS encoding CsgG/HfaB family protein: protein MKKVFLFLSLFSFCMLTYAQRKTEIVEPVKQNLADAGQRVIKRKVAIGRFSNETQYAKGIFYDKENDPIGKQALDILSAKLAASDKFLLLERSDLAALLEEAKKSDNGLATIGADYMIIGSVTEFGRKNVGKSGVFSATKSQIVEAAVAIRLVDVSTGLIIYSDEAKGSAELTTRTTMGVGGKADYDATLSDKAISEAIGQLVENIINKCTDKPWRTFFLSYDADAQLIAGGASQGIKVGDTFAVKTKGKKVKNPQSGVMIELPGKQIGTVTVTATAGDTPETEFSFVTFSGETAIDANKLTDYYIEEIK from the coding sequence ATGAAAAAGGTATTTTTGTTTCTTTCGCTATTCTCGTTTTGTATGCTGACCTATGCACAGCGTAAAACCGAGATTGTTGAGCCCGTGAAGCAGAACCTGGCCGATGCGGGACAGCGTGTGATCAAGCGGAAAGTGGCCATTGGCCGCTTCAGTAACGAGACGCAATATGCCAAAGGTATTTTCTACGACAAGGAAAACGACCCCATAGGCAAACAGGCGTTGGACATCCTTTCGGCCAAGCTGGCCGCCTCCGACAAGTTCCTGCTGCTGGAGCGTAGCGATCTGGCTGCCCTGCTGGAAGAGGCCAAAAAGAGCGACAACGGACTGGCCACCATCGGTGCCGACTATATGATTATTGGTTCGGTGACAGAGTTTGGCCGTAAGAACGTAGGCAAGTCGGGCGTATTCTCGGCCACGAAGAGTCAGATCGTAGAGGCTGCCGTTGCCATCCGTTTGGTCGATGTGTCAACAGGACTGATTATCTATTCCGATGAAGCTAAAGGCTCAGCCGAACTCACCACACGTACCACAATGGGCGTAGGTGGCAAGGCCGATTACGATGCCACTCTGAGCGACAAGGCCATCTCCGAGGCTATAGGCCAGTTGGTAGAGAACATTATTAATAAATGTACCGACAAGCCCTGGCGCACTTTCTTCCTCTCCTATGATGCCGATGCACAGCTGATAGCTGGTGGTGCCAGTCAGGGCATCAAGGTGGGCGACACCTTCGCCGTAAAGACAAAGGGCAAGAAAGTGAAGAATCCCCAGTCGGGCGTGATGATTGAACTTCCCGGCAAGCAGATTGGCACCGTCACCGTAACCGCTACTGCTGGCGACACCCCCGAGACGGAGTTCTCGTTTGTAACCTTCTCAGGCGAAACGGCCATAGATGCCAACAAGTTAACTGATTATTACATCGAAGAAATAAAATAG
- a CDS encoding DUF4810 domain-containing protein translates to MKKLFVAAICLATFASCATQSSLYSWYDSEDATYKYTKRTTDETLTEAMAQYEKVIKKQKGLRGVVPPGVNAEYGYLLCKAGKKEEGLALLRAEIAAYPESEKFISRIIKQLEK, encoded by the coding sequence ATGAAGAAATTGTTTGTAGCAGCCATCTGTCTCGCCACATTCGCCTCGTGTGCCACACAAAGCAGCCTGTACTCCTGGTACGATTCCGAGGATGCTACCTATAAGTACACCAAGCGTACCACCGACGAGACGCTCACTGAAGCGATGGCTCAGTACGAGAAGGTGATCAAGAAACAGAAAGGACTGCGTGGCGTAGTGCCTCCCGGGGTGAATGCCGAGTATGGCTATCTGCTGTGCAAGGCAGGAAAGAAAGAAGAAGGACTGGCCCTGTTGCGTGCCGAGATTGCGGCCTATCCAGAGTCCGAGAAGTTTATTTCAAGAATTATTAAGCAGTTGGAAAAATGA
- a CDS encoding GNA1162 family protein, translating into MRKFIILALATLLLSSCAEQVTRLARYPKMYDEQPLSIVVMPPINRTNHVEAKDYFYTTLYAPLCEKGYYVYSPMMTMEMFQAESAYDAELFLEGSLSQFREVLGADAAMFTIIKSWKRSNLTGSLTVGVEYILRSTKTGETIYSREGLISVDRRVKSGTGGLFGALIDMAATVASTASTDNVVAGRACTMYVLSDMPEGKYGTQFNKDQKMAAGKAYVEATVQ; encoded by the coding sequence ATGAGAAAGTTTATTATCCTTGCATTAGCGACCCTGCTTCTGTCGTCGTGTGCCGAGCAGGTGACGCGCCTTGCCCGATATCCCAAGATGTATGACGAACAGCCCCTGTCCATTGTGGTGATGCCACCCATCAACCGTACAAACCATGTTGAGGCCAAGGACTATTTCTATACCACGCTCTATGCCCCTCTGTGCGAGAAAGGCTATTATGTCTATTCGCCCATGATGACCATGGAGATGTTTCAGGCCGAGAGTGCCTACGATGCTGAGCTGTTCCTTGAGGGCAGTCTGTCTCAGTTCCGTGAGGTGCTGGGAGCCGATGCCGCCATGTTCACCATCATCAAATCGTGGAAGCGAAGCAATCTCACCGGTTCGCTGACGGTGGGAGTGGAGTATATTCTCCGTTCCACTAAAACAGGTGAGACTATCTACAGCCGTGAAGGTTTGATCAGTGTTGACCGTAGGGTGAAGAGCGGTACCGGCGGACTGTTTGGTGCCCTTATTGACATGGCGGCCACTGTGGCCTCTACTGCCTCTACCGACAATGTTGTGGCCGGTAGGGCCTGCACCATGTATGTGCTGAGCGACATGCCAGAAGGCAAGTATGGCACCCAGTTCAACAAAGACCAGAAGATGGCTGCCGGTAAAGCCTATGTAGAGGCAACGGTGCAATAG
- a CDS encoding glycoside hydrolase family 32 protein, with product MKKMIHILFAGLVGCSIAATTACTEDSFGPDAEKDWAGTTGAFTSADDAGFQTYYNPAIGRCGDPMPFYDQKAGEFKVLYLQEYDNNGPCYHPIWGVSTKDGANYQSLGEVLPTGTSVQEADAAIGTGCAIYNEADGLYYIYYTGHTAQEVVLRATSPDFKNWTKDYSWALYGPDNGYSASDFRDPQIFKAEDGMWHMVISSKLRFVDYKSADLKNWEHVGGFNMVWDRMCECADVFKMGDWWYLVYSEAYRSDWSRKVKYMMADSFENLKKCFNDPGANWPKDGKEGVLDSRAFYAGKTASNGTDRYIWGWCPFRSGATVHDKNINVGAEGEPNWSGALVCHKIIQHEDGTLTLGEVPAIKAKYTKEQPVNVMASNGYADGKLTGDDAYVLYNRLGTCNHISFTVTTEGNEDKFGVSLVRSTDPEFYYTMVVNPEGENDRKVKFEQEGYRLETNEKGEEIKVFGKGSVAGIDGYKFKRPADNVYKIDIYTDNSVMVMYINDNVCYTNRIYGIQRNCWSINNYGGTITVSDVKVSWQ from the coding sequence ATGAAAAAGATGATCCATATATTATTTGCAGGTCTTGTAGGTTGCAGCATCGCTGCAACCACCGCCTGCACCGAGGACTCGTTTGGTCCTGATGCCGAGAAAGACTGGGCTGGTACTACCGGCGCATTCACCTCTGCCGACGATGCCGGATTCCAGACCTACTACAATCCTGCCATAGGCCGATGCGGCGACCCTATGCCTTTCTACGATCAGAAGGCAGGCGAGTTCAAGGTGCTCTATCTGCAGGAATACGACAACAACGGTCCGTGCTATCATCCCATCTGGGGCGTATCTACTAAGGATGGTGCCAACTATCAGTCGCTGGGCGAGGTGCTGCCTACCGGCACTTCTGTTCAAGAGGCCGATGCAGCCATAGGTACGGGCTGTGCCATCTACAACGAGGCCGACGGGTTGTACTATATCTACTATACCGGTCACACCGCACAGGAAGTGGTGCTGCGCGCCACGTCGCCCGACTTCAAGAACTGGACTAAGGACTACAGCTGGGCACTCTATGGCCCTGACAATGGCTATTCAGCTTCTGACTTCCGCGACCCACAGATTTTCAAGGCTGAGGACGGCATGTGGCACATGGTGATTAGCAGTAAACTGCGTTTCGTTGACTATAAGTCAGCCGACCTGAAGAACTGGGAGCATGTGGGTGGTTTCAACATGGTGTGGGACCGCATGTGCGAGTGTGCTGATGTGTTTAAGATGGGCGACTGGTGGTATCTGGTGTATAGCGAGGCCTATCGCTCAGATTGGAGCCGCAAGGTGAAGTATATGATGGCAGATTCGTTTGAGAATCTGAAGAAATGTTTCAACGACCCTGGTGCCAACTGGCCCAAGGACGGCAAAGAGGGAGTGCTGGACAGTCGCGCTTTCTATGCAGGCAAGACAGCATCCAATGGTACCGACCGCTATATCTGGGGATGGTGTCCTTTCCGCTCGGGTGCTACTGTTCACGACAAGAACATCAACGTGGGTGCCGAGGGTGAACCCAACTGGTCGGGCGCACTGGTATGCCACAAGATTATTCAGCATGAGGATGGTACCCTCACACTGGGCGAAGTGCCTGCCATTAAGGCTAAATATACTAAGGAGCAGCCTGTCAACGTGATGGCCTCGAATGGTTATGCCGATGGAAAACTTACGGGCGATGACGCCTACGTGCTCTACAACCGTCTGGGTACGTGCAACCACATTTCGTTCACGGTGACCACTGAAGGCAATGAGGACAAGTTCGGCGTATCGCTGGTGCGCAGTACCGATCCTGAGTTCTACTACACCATGGTGGTGAATCCCGAAGGCGAGAACGATCGTAAAGTAAAATTCGAACAGGAAGGCTACCGTTTGGAGACCAACGAAAAAGGTGAGGAGATAAAAGTCTTTGGCAAAGGATCTGTGGCCGGTATCGATGGCTATAAATTTAAGCGTCCTGCCGACAATGTGTATAAGATTGATATCTACACCGACAACTCGGTGATGGTGATGTACATCAACGATAATGTTTGCTACACCAACCGCATCTACGGTATTCAGCGCAACTGCTGGAGCATCAACAATTATGGCGGCACCATTACGGTGAGCGACGTAAAGGTGAGTTGGCAGTAA
- a CDS encoding DUF4960 domain-containing protein, translating into MKSKIFQFVCACLMCCGITAALTACDDDDSKNEMMLGGDCDIEAIALDDYEGIVDAKTHTIVVRLPEIYETAAMKVTKLKLSAGASCNVVEGQTLNMKAPKNLCVKNGDVVLNWTLSVMNDEARITQFVINDIYTGAIDQTTKTITVYVPASVGLTGLVPTITYSANATITPASGVAQDFTQPVQYKVKNNSAESTYTAKVIAIDKPSALFIGSAASLSELDPEAKAACQWMLGNVANSLYVSFADLRAGTVDLSQCKVIWWHWHVDGGVDGHDVFMAKATDALDTKNEIRQFYENGGSLFMTRCAVNLPSFIGATGDDDWTTPNNCWGKNEDAAELCNGPWDFLMYTGQNNHPIYQGLIAGDDPNRVYCTDAGYYITNTTSQYHIGTDWGGYDNYAAWEARTGATILGVGGDGAIVLWEYPAKDNKGAIICIGSGCFDWYSYTYEAGYVEKFHKNIEIMTQNAFNYLMNK; encoded by the coding sequence ATGAAATCGAAAATATTCCAGTTCGTCTGCGCCTGTCTGATGTGTTGCGGTATAACTGCTGCACTCACAGCCTGCGATGATGACGACAGCAAAAACGAGATGATGCTCGGTGGCGACTGCGACATTGAGGCTATCGCCCTCGATGACTATGAGGGTATCGTTGATGCCAAGACACACACCATCGTGGTGCGCCTTCCAGAAATCTATGAGACAGCAGCCATGAAGGTGACGAAGTTGAAACTGTCTGCCGGAGCTTCCTGCAATGTGGTTGAAGGTCAGACTCTTAACATGAAGGCTCCCAAGAACCTCTGTGTGAAAAATGGCGATGTGGTTCTCAACTGGACACTCTCAGTGATGAACGATGAGGCACGTATCACACAGTTTGTTATCAACGACATTTACACAGGTGCAATTGATCAGACCACTAAGACTATCACCGTTTATGTGCCTGCCTCTGTTGGACTCACCGGTTTGGTGCCCACCATCACTTATAGTGCCAATGCCACCATTACACCGGCTTCGGGCGTGGCACAGGATTTCACCCAGCCTGTACAGTATAAGGTGAAAAACAATTCGGCTGAAAGCACCTATACCGCCAAGGTTATTGCTATTGACAAGCCATCAGCACTCTTCATAGGTTCGGCTGCTTCATTGAGCGAGCTGGATCCTGAGGCCAAGGCAGCCTGCCAGTGGATGCTGGGCAATGTGGCCAACTCACTCTATGTATCGTTTGCCGACCTGCGTGCCGGAACGGTTGACCTTTCACAGTGTAAGGTGATTTGGTGGCACTGGCATGTAGATGGAGGCGTGGATGGTCACGACGTGTTTATGGCTAAGGCTACAGACGCCCTCGACACCAAGAACGAGATCCGACAGTTCTACGAGAATGGCGGTTCGCTGTTCATGACTCGCTGTGCCGTAAACCTGCCATCGTTTATCGGTGCTACTGGCGATGATGACTGGACAACACCTAACAACTGCTGGGGAAAGAACGAAGACGCTGCCGAACTGTGCAACGGTCCGTGGGACTTCCTGATGTACACCGGTCAGAACAATCACCCCATCTATCAGGGACTCATTGCCGGTGACGATCCCAACAGGGTTTACTGTACCGACGCCGGTTATTACATCACCAATACCACCTCACAGTATCATATCGGTACCGACTGGGGAGGCTATGACAACTATGCTGCCTGGGAAGCCCGTACGGGTGCTACTATCCTGGGCGTGGGCGGAGATGGAGCCATCGTGCTATGGGAATATCCTGCCAAGGATAATAAGGGTGCTATCATCTGCATCGGCTCAGGCTGCTTCGACTGGTACTCATATACCTATGAGGCAGGCTATGTGGAGAAGTTCCACAAGAATATTGAGATTATGACCCAAAACGCATTCAATTACTTAATGAATAAATAA
- a CDS encoding RagB/SusD family nutrient uptake outer membrane protein, which yields MNTKINKISCLLFSTALFTINCSLFSSCDSFLDEHVPQGTFSDEQAKNAENAEAMTVSAYAIFTTAEDINSSFSMWNFDVRSDDAYKGGSGTSDGDVFHQLEVQQGVLTTNWNINDMWVRLYNSISRVNTAIALLNESDYELKEQRLAEMKFLRAYAHFLLKRLYKNIPFIIDHNLSYEQYNNLSNTAYTNDEGWQLIINDLMEAYNTLPQTQDDKGRPTKAAAAAFLAKVYLYKAYRQDNPKSNQVTSVNADDMQKVIDFTDPSLYGNYGLESDLHNNFRPEEQFENGIESLWAIQYSRNDGSTYGNLNWSYGLIPPNIPGATDGGCDFYKPSQNLVNAYRTGADGLPLLTSFNDKDYNMTQDNADPRLFLTVGISGLPYMFNKNYMMEKTSIWSRSNGLYGYNVSLKQNVDPALIDNYLIKGSYWASSMNRIVFRYADVLLMRAEAYAQLDKAPQAIQLVNQIRSRAATSTQMIASYPNTYGVKFYVANYNGSYSKEEALNIVKMERRLELGMECERFFDLVRWGDAATVLNKYYSEEIDNCAIYKEAHFTADKDEYLPIPFAQISASNGHYTQNIGNW from the coding sequence ATGAATACTAAGATAAACAAAATAAGCTGCTTGCTTTTCAGCACTGCGCTATTTACAATCAACTGCTCACTCTTCAGCTCTTGTGACAGTTTCCTTGACGAACACGTACCACAAGGCACTTTCAGTGATGAGCAGGCAAAGAATGCTGAAAATGCCGAGGCCATGACAGTGTCTGCCTACGCCATTTTCACTACCGCCGAGGATATCAACTCATCGTTCTCGATGTGGAACTTCGACGTGCGCTCGGACGATGCCTATAAAGGCGGTTCAGGTACCAGCGACGGTGATGTGTTCCATCAGCTGGAAGTACAACAGGGCGTGCTGACTACCAACTGGAATATCAACGACATGTGGGTGCGCCTCTATAATAGTATTTCACGTGTAAACACAGCCATCGCCCTGCTTAATGAAAGTGACTACGAACTGAAAGAGCAACGACTGGCCGAAATGAAATTTCTGCGTGCCTATGCCCACTTCCTGCTGAAACGTCTGTACAAGAACATTCCTTTCATCATAGATCACAACTTGAGCTATGAGCAGTACAACAACCTGTCGAATACTGCCTATACCAATGATGAAGGCTGGCAACTGATTATCAACGACCTGATGGAAGCCTACAACACTCTGCCGCAGACGCAGGACGACAAGGGCCGTCCTACCAAGGCTGCCGCTGCTGCTTTCCTGGCCAAGGTATATCTGTACAAAGCCTATCGCCAAGACAATCCGAAAAGCAATCAGGTAACATCTGTCAATGCCGACGATATGCAGAAGGTCATTGATTTTACCGACCCGTCGCTTTACGGCAACTACGGTCTGGAATCCGACCTGCACAACAACTTCCGCCCGGAAGAACAGTTTGAGAATGGTATTGAGAGTCTTTGGGCCATCCAGTATTCGCGCAACGACGGATCTACCTATGGCAACCTGAACTGGAGCTACGGCCTGATTCCACCCAATATTCCCGGTGCTACTGATGGCGGATGCGATTTCTACAAACCTTCACAGAACTTGGTGAATGCCTATCGTACCGGTGCAGACGGTCTGCCCCTGCTGACCAGCTTCAACGACAAGGACTACAACATGACGCAGGACAATGCCGATCCTCGACTGTTCCTTACCGTGGGCATCTCAGGACTTCCCTATATGTTCAACAAGAACTATATGATGGAAAAGACCAGCATCTGGAGTCGCTCGAACGGTCTCTATGGCTATAATGTGTCACTGAAACAGAATGTTGACCCCGCCCTCATCGACAACTACCTGATCAAGGGCAGCTACTGGGCCAGCTCTATGAACAGAATTGTGTTCCGCTATGCCGATGTGCTGCTGATGCGTGCCGAGGCCTATGCCCAACTTGACAAGGCTCCACAGGCCATCCAACTGGTCAACCAGATTCGTTCGCGTGCCGCTACCAGCACACAGATGATTGCCAGCTATCCCAATACATATGGTGTAAAATTCTATGTAGCCAACTACAATGGCAGCTACTCGAAAGAAGAGGCCTTGAATATTGTGAAGATGGAACGCCGTTTGGAACTGGGTATGGAGTGTGAACGTTTCTTCGACCTGGTGCGCTGGGGCGATGCCGCAACAGTACTGAACAAGTACTATTCCGAGGAAATAGACAACTGCGCCATCTACAAGGAAGCTCATTTCACTGCCGACAAGGATGAATATCTGCCCATTCCCTTTGCGCAGATCTCGGCTTCCAACGGCCATTATACTCAAAACATCGGTAACTGGTAA